Proteins encoded together in one Miscanthus floridulus cultivar M001 chromosome 16, ASM1932011v1, whole genome shotgun sequence window:
- the LOC136514213 gene encoding uncharacterized protein, protein MVNMVQIWQLPDESLNAILEESPEPYSEGSTETINSCPPFPPGFVGELFMVSHDSVAVDGKNSVQCYEREARNTDRQRRHNEEAANAAQATGGGLPPLARNLQHEFLKVDNQQVEQTPSANLAVATNELGRLPQTLEVVKIQALLKAAQVQVSDIQNPAPFLTASARSRHPRGSRQDGGSHYHSSELCCNQREGQLVQRGSRGNIAVNLGSQVPRDRYGRPVRPNNRDANQEVNQPLHDDPHDRINANLDARDPIENSRTQRHQAELQCRQEYDNNHGAPAGILALPAIEHAGPRPFTARPRAVQWPASFKIFGVDPYDGKANPEQWLQLYEIAIRATGGSSDVMANYLPVMLAQSANN, encoded by the coding sequence ATGGTGAACATGGTGCAGATCTGGCAGCTCCCGGATGAATCTCTCAACGCCATCCTAGAGGAGAGCCCCGAGCCATACTCCGAGGGTTCCACCGAGACCATCAACAGCTGCCCTCCCTTCCCGCCAGGCTTCGTGGGAGAGCTCTTCATGGTCAGCCACGACAGCGTCGCTGTCGATGGAAAAAACAGTGTCCAGTGCTATGAGCGCGAAGCCAGGAATACCGATCGCCAACGGCGCCACAATGAGGAAGCCGCCAATGCTGCCCAGGCCACCGGAGGCGGTCTACCGCCTCTCGCCCGCAATCTCCAGCACGAGTTCCTCAAGGTGGACAATCAACAAGTGGAGCAAACGCCGAGCGCCAATTTGGCCGTGGCCACCAATGAGTTGGGTAGGCTCCCACAAACGCTGGAAGTGGTCAAGATCCAAGCGCTGCTTAAAGCAGCCCAAGTCCAAGTTAGCGACATCCAGAACCCAGCTCCTTTTTTGACCGCGTCGGCACGCAGTCGCCACCCCCGTGGCTCTCGCCAAGATGGGGGAAGTCATTACCATAGCTCCGAACTTTGCTGCAACCAGAGAGAGGGCCAGCTCGTCCAGAGGGGATCCAGGGGCAATATCGCCGTCAACCTCGGATCACAAGTACCCAGGGACCGGTATGGCCGACCAGTTCGCCCCAATAACCGCGACGCCAACCAGGAGGTTAATCAACCCCTGCACGATGACCCCCACGACCGCATCAATGCCAACCTCGACGCCCGCGATCCCATCGAGAACAGTCGCACCCAGCGGCATCAGGCAGAACTCCAATGCCGACAAGAGTACGACAACAATCATGGCGCCCCTGCCGGCATCCTAGCACTTCCCGCCATCGAGCACGCGGGACCTCGCCCCTTCACGGCAAGGCCGCGAGCTGTCCAGTGGCCTGCAAGCTTCAAGATCTTCGGGGTTGATCCCTATGATGGCAAGGCCAATCCCGAGCAGTGGCTACAGCTTTACGAGATCGCTATACGCGCCACCGGAGGAAGCAGCGATGTGATGGCAAATTATTTGCCCGTCATGCTTGCCCAATCAGCAAATAACTAG